A region from the Penaeus monodon isolate SGIC_2016 chromosome 17, NSTDA_Pmon_1, whole genome shotgun sequence genome encodes:
- the LOC119583586 gene encoding crustacean hyperglycemic hormone-like isoform X2 → MVAVRLVQSAVLVSLLVALPACVTSENTNEIPASILSSPGDSLTGDQSISKRTISFNSCTGVYDRELLVRLDRVCEDCYNLYRDVGVAAECRSNCFHNEVFLYCVDYMFRPRQRNQYRAALQRLGK, encoded by the exons ATGGTTGCGGTCCGATTG GTGCAGTCAGCTGTTCTTGTGTCCTTGCTGGTGGCACTTCCGGCCTGTGTCACTTCTGAAAACACGAATGAAATACCGGCGTCCATTCTTTCCTCCCCTGGGGATTCCCTTACAGGAGACCAAAGCATAAGCAAACGCACTATATCGTTCAATTCTTGCACGGGCGTCTACGACCGCGAACTTCTTGTAAGGCTCGACCGCGTGTGCGAAGACTGCTACAACCTCTACCGCGACGTCGGAGTGGCGGCCGAATGCAG GAGTAACTGTTTCCACAACGAGGTGTTCCTGTACTGCGTGGACTACATGTTCCGGCCTCGCCAGAGGAACCAGTACCGGGCCGCCCTGCAGAGGCTCGGCAAGTAG
- the LOC119583586 gene encoding crustacean hyperglycemic hormone-like isoform X1, with product MVAVRLVKEVQSAVLVSLLVALPACVTSENTNEIPASILSSPGDSLTGDQSISKRTISFNSCTGVYDRELLVRLDRVCEDCYNLYRDVGVAAECRSNCFHNEVFLYCVDYMFRPRQRNQYRAALQRLGK from the exons ATGGTTGCGGTCCGATTGGTAAAGGAG GTGCAGTCAGCTGTTCTTGTGTCCTTGCTGGTGGCACTTCCGGCCTGTGTCACTTCTGAAAACACGAATGAAATACCGGCGTCCATTCTTTCCTCCCCTGGGGATTCCCTTACAGGAGACCAAAGCATAAGCAAACGCACTATATCGTTCAATTCTTGCACGGGCGTCTACGACCGCGAACTTCTTGTAAGGCTCGACCGCGTGTGCGAAGACTGCTACAACCTCTACCGCGACGTCGGAGTGGCGGCCGAATGCAG GAGTAACTGTTTCCACAACGAGGTGTTCCTGTACTGCGTGGACTACATGTTCCGGCCTCGCCAGAGGAACCAGTACCGGGCCGCCCTGCAGAGGCTCGGCAAGTAG